The following proteins are encoded in a genomic region of Blastopirellula marina:
- a CDS encoding DUF1963 domain-containing protein — MTRTDFPIDRLLSKYGLQRHANLIHEGLEPAVRMNVGSKAGRSLRIGTSKFGGLPHLAEGTFWPVRHDIDHPLQFLAQIHLADLPETALLPNDGWLYFWFDIMAHWQSANTRLPPPKPLEYPYGVVTYAPEEAPLIRSDFPELVEPSIAANKKVPHYESPRFCPYTEHRVTFRRAMSMKKDSLNLLFKRADELVDAHADSDEWDRALEMVEEMHGVTAGKPASDHRLLGSVYEPMGADMRVHAQRFYAQRFGETPSDDLKSWIMLAKFDSDDSIHRQASDAGWLWGDAGSLCYWIRREDLANADFEKAVAVIGNAG; from the coding sequence ATGACGAGAACTGACTTTCCAATCGATCGTTTGCTAAGTAAGTATGGTCTACAGCGTCACGCCAATTTGATTCACGAAGGATTGGAACCTGCGGTCCGGATGAATGTCGGCAGCAAGGCAGGAAGGTCGCTACGGATTGGGACATCAAAATTTGGTGGTCTGCCACATTTGGCGGAGGGAACCTTTTGGCCGGTCCGACATGACATCGATCATCCCCTCCAGTTTCTGGCCCAAATCCATCTTGCTGATCTACCTGAAACTGCTTTGCTACCTAACGATGGCTGGCTTTATTTTTGGTTCGATATCATGGCCCATTGGCAGTCCGCCAATACACGTTTGCCGCCGCCCAAACCGCTCGAGTACCCATATGGTGTGGTTACTTACGCGCCGGAAGAAGCTCCCCTGATCAGGTCAGATTTCCCAGAACTGGTCGAACCTTCAATAGCCGCTAATAAGAAAGTGCCGCATTACGAGTCCCCGCGTTTTTGTCCCTACACCGAACATCGCGTTACATTCCGTCGAGCGATGTCGATGAAAAAGGACTCGTTGAATTTGTTGTTTAAGCGGGCCGACGAACTGGTCGATGCCCATGCGGACTCCGACGAATGGGACCGAGCTTTGGAAATGGTCGAGGAAATGCATGGCGTTACCGCCGGTAAACCTGCCAGTGATCATCGTTTGCTGGGATCGGTCTATGAGCCGATGGGAGCAGACATGCGAGTCCACGCTCAGCGCTTCTATGCGCAGCGCTTTGGCGAAACGCCCAGTGACGACCTCAAATCATGGATCATGCTGGCCAAATTCGACAGCGACGATTCGATCCATCGCCAGGCATCCGATGCCGGCTGGCTATGGGGTGATGCTGGATCGCTATGTTATTGGATTCGGCGTGAGGATTTAGCAAATGCGGATTTCGAGAAAGCCGTGGCCGTGATTGGCAATGCAGGGTGA
- a CDS encoding FG-GAP repeat domain-containing protein, producing the protein MSIVLAAISTTILSAEEPDSVKFQKIVLTDAYYCDGIQAGDINRDGHTDIVAGPFWYAGPTFKKAHEFYPAAKLPPEVSPSNSMFSFVHDFSGDGWLDILVLGRVHKHAAYWYENPGQHEAAWKKHFAFERVRGESPTLVDLHGDGHVQVICHWEGQWGWIEANETEPRRPWRFQPMGEKGDWPQFYHGEGVGDINGDGRTDLVINDGWYEQPSERNTLWKFHAQKFSTDRGGAQIFCDDVDEDGDTDVITALNGHEWGLAWFEQINVEGKRTFRQHTIMGNRSEEAQYGVAFSQPHALDLADINGDGKKDIVIGKRRWAHGPEGDVEPSAPPVVYWFERTLTKDDEVKFVPHLIDDNSGVGTQIQATDVNGDGRTDVLTASKLGSFLFLNEGAK; encoded by the coding sequence ATGTCGATCGTTCTTGCTGCCATTAGCACGACGATTCTTTCGGCGGAAGAGCCTGACTCGGTGAAGTTTCAAAAGATCGTGCTGACCGATGCTTACTACTGCGATGGTATCCAAGCCGGCGACATCAACCGGGATGGCCACACCGACATTGTGGCGGGGCCATTCTGGTATGCCGGGCCGACGTTTAAGAAGGCCCACGAGTTCTATCCGGCTGCGAAGCTACCCCCGGAAGTGAGCCCGTCGAACAGCATGTTCAGCTTTGTGCACGACTTCTCTGGCGACGGCTGGCTTGACATCTTAGTCTTGGGGCGAGTTCACAAGCATGCCGCCTATTGGTACGAAAATCCTGGCCAGCACGAGGCCGCTTGGAAGAAGCATTTCGCCTTCGAGCGTGTCCGCGGCGAGTCCCCTACCCTGGTCGATTTGCATGGCGATGGTCACGTGCAAGTGATCTGTCATTGGGAGGGCCAATGGGGCTGGATCGAAGCGAACGAGACCGAGCCTCGCCGGCCTTGGCGGTTTCAGCCGATGGGCGAAAAAGGAGACTGGCCGCAGTTCTACCACGGGGAAGGCGTCGGCGACATCAACGGCGATGGCCGCACTGACCTGGTGATCAACGATGGATGGTACGAGCAGCCTTCCGAGCGAAACACATTGTGGAAGTTCCACGCGCAGAAGTTTTCGACCGACCGCGGCGGCGCGCAGATTTTTTGTGACGACGTCGACGAAGATGGAGACACCGATGTGATCACCGCGCTGAACGGGCACGAGTGGGGCCTGGCCTGGTTCGAGCAGATCAACGTGGAAGGAAAGCGAACGTTCCGGCAGCACACGATCATGGGTAACCGCAGCGAAGAAGCCCAATACGGAGTCGCCTTCAGTCAGCCCCACGCGTTGGACTTGGCCGACATCAACGGGGATGGCAAAAAGGATATCGTCATCGGTAAACGCCGCTGGGCCCATGGACCAGAAGGAGACGTCGAACCGAGCGCCCCACCGGTGGTCTATTGGTTCGAGCGCACGTTAACGAAAGATGACGAAGTGAAATTCGTCCCACACCTGATCGACGACAACTCCGGCGTCGGCACGCAGATTCAAGCCACCGATGTCAATGGAGATGGACGAACGGATGTGCTAACCGCCTCGAAGCTGGGTAGTTTCCTGTTTTTGAACGAAGGGGCGAAGTAG
- a CDS encoding purple acid phosphatase family protein, producing MTLDRRLFLQSSSLILAGGITQLIGPDGYALGAPKFAENPIFHPRALMATWSQDPTTTMTLQWLGENEQDGLMRNLWYRQSGHKTWREVPHKARRFPHTDLWQFRAELTGLASDATYRIRVGLDSKQESIRTMPAEATDEITFVSGGDSGSGSAARRTNKLAAIQSPRFVILGGDLAYENGASAKVFLKFIDNYSADLRDERGHLIPLVACIGNHETVGFYYKTRNEAPFFYAMFDGLYSDTGYATLDFGDYLSLVLMDTGHTSQISGDQTDWLERQLKQREDHPNVFLVNHVPMYPCVRSADDKLHASMRKHWSPLLERYNVDAALEHHDHAFKRTHRMLDGLVNDRGVLYLGDGSWGKIRSPEGPEKRPFLAKSTESYHMSLHRLAGKDRFHLALSDRGKVVDVVHTQKLART from the coding sequence GTGACTTTGGACCGACGCTTATTTCTGCAGTCTTCTTCCTTGATTCTCGCCGGTGGTATCACGCAATTGATTGGGCCGGATGGTTATGCCCTGGGTGCCCCAAAGTTTGCTGAGAATCCGATATTTCATCCTCGGGCATTGATGGCGACTTGGTCGCAAGATCCAACGACCACCATGACCTTGCAGTGGCTTGGTGAAAACGAACAAGACGGACTCATGCGCAATCTGTGGTACCGGCAAAGCGGACACAAAACTTGGCGCGAAGTCCCGCATAAGGCACGTCGCTTTCCTCACACGGACCTGTGGCAGTTTCGGGCCGAGCTTACCGGTCTGGCCTCCGACGCGACCTATCGGATTCGTGTCGGCCTCGACTCAAAGCAGGAGAGCATTCGAACGATGCCTGCCGAAGCAACCGATGAAATCACGTTCGTCTCTGGCGGCGACAGCGGTTCAGGAAGTGCTGCACGCCGTACGAATAAACTGGCCGCCATTCAATCGCCTCGGTTCGTGATTTTGGGAGGTGACTTGGCATATGAGAACGGTGCTTCCGCTAAGGTCTTCCTGAAGTTCATCGACAACTATTCGGCCGACCTGCGTGATGAACGCGGCCACCTAATTCCTTTAGTTGCATGCATTGGCAATCACGAGACCGTCGGCTTTTACTACAAAACTCGCAACGAAGCCCCGTTCTTCTATGCCATGTTCGATGGGTTGTATTCCGATACCGGTTATGCCACGCTCGATTTTGGTGACTATCTCTCGCTCGTGTTGATGGACACCGGTCACACCTCGCAGATCTCAGGCGATCAAACCGATTGGCTCGAGCGTCAATTGAAGCAGCGAGAAGATCATCCAAACGTTTTCTTGGTGAATCACGTACCGATGTACCCATGTGTAAGAAGCGCTGACGACAAGCTTCACGCGTCGATGCGAAAGCACTGGAGTCCGCTGCTGGAGCGCTACAACGTCGATGCTGCGTTGGAGCATCACGATCATGCTTTCAAACGAACGCATCGTATGCTCGATGGTTTGGTAAATGACCGTGGCGTGTTGTATCTTGGGGATGGTTCGTGGGGTAAAATCCGTAGTCCAGAAGGACCTGAGAAGAGGCCATTCCTCGCCAAGTCGACTGAGTCATACCATATGTCGCTCCACCGTCTGGCAGGTAAAGACCGTTTTCATTTGGCCTTATCAGATCGAGGCAAAGTGGTCGATGTGGTTCATACCCAGAAGCTGGCTCGGACGTAG
- a CDS encoding DUF6985 domain-containing protein, whose translation MTIEIPLLGRMTRDRQFSNWLCSEPIAVPFLNDQIGEFTLESYEQDRAKEDFHATIANLLAARPEVLEEIEPYLFQYYEDCQNFVEEEDEVRIDTPKDVWKFVRIEPSFMISRRGYGDEKVYVSFGGGVEWEEEHGLQIVMREGKEVVKIGPYDGHLTNSDAFDDETLENVIYVRVGQ comes from the coding sequence TTGACCATCGAAATCCCCTTGTTGGGACGCATGACGCGCGATCGTCAGTTTTCCAATTGGTTGTGCAGTGAACCGATTGCCGTTCCGTTTTTGAACGATCAAATCGGCGAATTCACGCTCGAAAGTTACGAGCAAGATCGCGCGAAAGAAGACTTTCATGCCACGATTGCTAATCTTTTGGCGGCCCGACCAGAGGTTCTCGAAGAGATTGAACCGTACCTGTTTCAATATTACGAAGACTGTCAGAACTTCGTAGAGGAAGAGGATGAGGTCAGGATCGATACCCCCAAGGACGTCTGGAAGTTCGTGCGTATCGAGCCGTCCTTTATGATCAGCCGGCGAGGATATGGCGATGAGAAGGTTTACGTCTCGTTTGGTGGGGGAGTCGAGTGGGAGGAAGAACATGGACTTCAGATTGTGATGCGTGAAGGCAAAGAAGTGGTGAAGATCGGCCCTTATGATGGGCACTTAACCAACTCCGATGCGTTCGATGACGAGACCCTAGAGAACGTAATCTATGTCCGAGTCGGCCAATAG
- the scpB gene encoding SMC-Scp complex subunit ScpB, producing the protein MKAKGPVVRNRRMQRLEAILFLAKQPLSSRKLAQLANLADGTEARTLVRSLNRLYDAAHRAFRVEELAGGYQLLTRGKFADWVRRVVGGDDPTRLSTPAMETLAIIAYRQPVLRADVEAIRGVNCGEIIRQLMDRDLVQIRGRSEELGRPFLYATTPAFLRMYGFRSLDDLPRKDEFRRFEAETEASTASQVDDHKETSVTITLAPNSPAISGESEIMPVAIWNPQEPSAQAPPIEDEEDELYEDDDGYDDEIPDEDEDEDEDDDYDEDWDEDFEDDDEEEDEDLDEEEDSEWEEVEDDEWDDDDDEEEDDDFDDDDEEDDEDWGDDEEE; encoded by the coding sequence ATGAAGGCGAAAGGTCCGGTCGTTCGGAACCGTCGAATGCAGCGGTTGGAGGCGATTTTATTTCTCGCCAAACAGCCCCTAAGTTCTCGCAAATTGGCCCAGCTTGCCAACTTGGCGGATGGAACCGAAGCCCGTACACTAGTGCGTTCCCTGAATCGGCTTTACGACGCAGCTCACCGTGCTTTTCGTGTGGAAGAGTTGGCCGGCGGATACCAGCTTTTGACTCGGGGAAAGTTCGCCGACTGGGTTCGGCGAGTGGTTGGTGGAGACGACCCGACACGGTTATCGACACCAGCTATGGAAACACTGGCGATTATTGCTTACCGACAGCCTGTCCTGAGGGCAGATGTCGAAGCGATTCGCGGTGTGAATTGTGGCGAAATCATTCGCCAATTGATGGATCGAGACTTAGTTCAAATTCGCGGACGAAGCGAGGAATTGGGCAGACCGTTCCTTTACGCCACGACGCCCGCGTTTTTGAGGATGTACGGGTTTCGGTCCTTGGACGATTTGCCCCGTAAAGACGAGTTTCGACGATTCGAAGCCGAGACCGAGGCGTCTACGGCCTCTCAGGTTGACGATCACAAGGAGACATCGGTGACAATCACACTTGCCCCAAATTCCCCGGCTATTAGCGGCGAATCCGAAATCATGCCTGTGGCAATTTGGAACCCGCAAGAACCGTCGGCCCAAGCCCCACCCATCGAAGACGAAGAAGACGAACTGTACGAAGACGACGACGGCTACGACGACGAAATCCCCGATGAAGACGAGGATGAGGACGAAGACGACGACTACGACGAAGACTGGGACGAAGACTTCGAAGACGACGACGAGGAAGAAGACGAAGACCTCGACGAGGAAGAAGATAGCGAATGGGAAGAAGTCGAAGACGACGAATGGGATGATGACGACGACGAAGAAGAGGACGACGACTTCGACGACGATGATGAAGAAGACGACGAAGATTGGGGCGACGACGAGGAAGAATAA
- a CDS encoding plasma-membrane proton-efflux P-type ATPase, with amino-acid sequence MHQQKIPHATPTPETKSQDNWDELSLSQLEERLHCTIDGLTTADAQKRLSDTGYNELTEVETSVVLKFLSYFWGPIPWMIEIAAILSAAVQHWADFGIILTLLIVNAVVGFWEEFQAGNAIAALKSKLALGARVKRDGKWQPLPARELVPGDLIRIRLGDITPADARLLEGDPIEVDQSALTGESLPVTKKTNDSIFSGSIIRQGETDALVYGTGANTFFGRTANLVQTSHTTSHFQKAVLKIGDFLIVIAVILVVMILIVALFRGDPVAETLQFALVLTVAAIPVAMPTVLSVTMAVGARLLAKGETIVSRLASIEELAGMDVLCSDKTGTLTKNELTLGEPFLLDGVTKNQILRAAALASRAEDQDAIDLAILDGAKEVFDGSLPNVEHYRPFDPVNKRTEALFKEADGTSHRASKGAPQVILALARNAENLQATYADAIDQFAQRGFRSLGVAQTDANGDWQVLGVLPLFDPPRDDSAAMIAQAKEMGCDVKMVTGDQVAIGREIAGQLNIGTNLVDAEIFKAVDYHHSARIDQMIEDADGFAQVYPEHKYHIVDVLQERGHIVGMTGDGVNDAPALKKADCGIAVSGATDAARAAADIVLLSPGLSVVIVAIREARKIFQRMNSYAIYRIAETFRVLLFMTLSILVFNFYPVTAVMIVLLALLNDGAILSIAYDRVHYADRPEKWNMPLVLGISSVLGLAGVAASFGLFYLCERVFKLDPDTIQSLIYLKLSVAGHMTIFATRTRGPFWSIAPAKALVLAVVGTQIVATLIAVYGVFMAPIGWERAGLVWLYASAWFLVNDRLKLVAYRLFDPSEDAWLDKAGTPIHRLLSRFHR; translated from the coding sequence ATGCACCAGCAGAAGATTCCCCACGCTACCCCGACGCCGGAAACAAAGTCACAGGATAACTGGGACGAACTTTCCCTCTCGCAACTTGAAGAGCGTCTGCACTGTACAATCGATGGTCTGACAACTGCCGATGCTCAGAAACGATTAAGCGACACCGGCTATAACGAATTGACCGAGGTCGAGACCAGCGTCGTACTGAAGTTTCTCTCTTATTTCTGGGGTCCCATTCCCTGGATGATCGAGATCGCAGCCATTCTCTCAGCGGCTGTTCAGCATTGGGCCGACTTCGGAATCATTCTGACTCTGCTGATCGTGAACGCGGTCGTTGGCTTCTGGGAGGAATTCCAAGCAGGCAACGCGATCGCCGCATTAAAATCGAAGCTAGCTCTTGGAGCGCGAGTAAAACGAGATGGTAAATGGCAACCGTTGCCTGCCCGAGAATTGGTTCCCGGCGACCTGATCCGGATTCGTCTCGGTGATATTACACCGGCGGATGCGCGGTTGTTGGAAGGGGACCCAATCGAAGTCGATCAATCCGCTCTTACTGGTGAGTCCCTCCCGGTCACAAAAAAGACGAATGACTCGATCTTCTCTGGTTCGATTATCCGGCAGGGGGAAACGGACGCACTTGTTTATGGAACCGGTGCGAATACGTTCTTCGGACGTACTGCCAATTTGGTTCAGACCAGCCACACGACAAGCCACTTTCAGAAGGCCGTGCTCAAGATCGGCGACTTTTTAATCGTCATCGCGGTGATTCTTGTCGTGATGATCCTCATCGTCGCGCTGTTCCGGGGCGATCCTGTGGCCGAAACACTGCAGTTCGCTTTGGTGCTGACCGTCGCAGCAATCCCAGTCGCGATGCCGACCGTCCTCTCGGTCACCATGGCGGTTGGAGCTCGTCTCCTGGCCAAAGGTGAAACGATCGTTAGCCGTTTGGCTTCCATCGAAGAACTCGCCGGAATGGATGTCCTTTGTTCCGATAAGACGGGCACCCTCACCAAAAACGAACTGACGCTAGGCGAACCGTTCCTATTGGATGGTGTCACCAAGAACCAAATCCTCCGCGCGGCGGCTCTCGCATCGCGCGCGGAAGACCAGGACGCAATCGATCTGGCAATCCTCGACGGAGCGAAGGAAGTGTTTGACGGAAGCTTGCCGAACGTCGAACATTATCGACCGTTCGATCCAGTCAATAAACGGACCGAGGCTCTGTTTAAGGAAGCGGATGGGACATCGCACCGAGCCAGCAAAGGAGCGCCGCAAGTTATTCTGGCCTTAGCCCGGAATGCCGAAAACTTGCAGGCGACGTACGCCGACGCAATCGATCAATTCGCTCAGCGAGGTTTCCGTTCGCTAGGAGTCGCTCAGACCGATGCCAATGGAGACTGGCAAGTACTGGGTGTGTTACCTCTATTCGATCCACCTCGTGACGATTCCGCCGCCATGATTGCGCAAGCCAAAGAGATGGGTTGCGATGTGAAAATGGTAACTGGCGATCAAGTTGCCATTGGGCGTGAGATAGCTGGTCAACTTAACATTGGAACCAATCTGGTCGATGCCGAGATCTTCAAAGCGGTCGATTATCATCACTCAGCGCGAATCGATCAGATGATCGAAGACGCCGATGGTTTTGCTCAGGTCTATCCCGAACACAAGTATCATATTGTCGACGTTCTGCAAGAGCGAGGTCACATCGTCGGCATGACGGGCGACGGTGTGAATGATGCTCCAGCTTTGAAGAAAGCTGATTGCGGCATCGCGGTCTCAGGTGCAACCGACGCAGCCCGCGCGGCCGCGGATATTGTATTGCTCTCGCCAGGTTTGTCGGTGGTCATTGTTGCGATTCGTGAGGCGAGAAAGATCTTCCAACGCATGAACAGCTATGCGATCTATCGTATTGCCGAGACCTTTCGCGTCTTACTGTTCATGACTTTGTCGATCTTGGTATTTAACTTCTACCCGGTCACAGCGGTGATGATCGTGCTGCTTGCGTTGTTAAACGATGGAGCCATCCTCTCGATCGCCTACGATCGGGTCCATTACGCTGACCGGCCCGAGAAGTGGAACATGCCGCTGGTTCTGGGGATCTCATCGGTCCTGGGCCTCGCAGGTGTCGCTGCATCGTTTGGGCTGTTTTACCTGTGCGAGCGAGTTTTCAAGCTTGATCCCGACACGATCCAATCGCTCATTTATCTCAAGCTATCTGTGGCGGGGCATATGACGATCTTCGCCACACGTACTCGCGGTCCATTCTGGTCGATTGCTCCTGCCAAGGCCTTGGTGCTCGCCGTAGTCGGTACCCAGATCGTGGCGACATTGATTGCTGTTTACGGAGTGTTCATGGCCCCGATCGGTTGGGAACGCGCCGGGCTCGTATGGCTGTACGCGTCGGCCTGGTTCCTGGTAAACGATCGACTAAAGCTCGTTGCCTATCGACTATTCGATCCCAGCGAAGATGCCTGGCTGGACAAAGCAGGCACACCGATCCATCGCCTCTTGAGCCGATTTCATCGTTGA
- a CDS encoding leucine-rich repeat domain-containing protein: MTQTQDAQPVRQPKPARRRWLSFSIRGLMLFTLLVSCLLGWIGRDLYRARAEESLVYDIQLNGGRTRYDYVYEVPPPAHLCLVRIELKQREPNGHWLARKILGKNIYSYITIADLRWADDANLVLPRIATFSRLEELSIANIALTDASIEAISRLRKLKSITLDDVQITPDQMQRIAAIDSLDTLYLTGNSATDAVIEQVARFKNLRDLTLRSTTLSDHALVSLARAQSLEQIRIDDSKQITNDGLVALLDLPKLESFSANGTSITNFCASTLAKMPVLRDARISADDPDVDFGDWRSYELSPLDGCDRSISIMKDTIWLNTKQPIDDTFVNNYQPPPSRPLPPLKEPLPPAFADVYNDPFVPFDAEAKTTKSLEMKDPFQ, encoded by the coding sequence GTGACCCAGACTCAAGATGCACAGCCCGTCCGACAACCAAAGCCTGCTCGTCGCCGCTGGCTGAGCTTCAGCATCCGGGGTCTGATGTTGTTCACGCTGCTGGTCAGTTGTCTACTTGGGTGGATCGGTCGCGATCTCTATCGCGCTCGTGCGGAAGAATCTTTAGTTTACGATATTCAACTGAACGGGGGACGAACGCGCTATGACTATGTGTACGAAGTTCCACCACCCGCTCATCTCTGCTTGGTTCGAATCGAACTCAAACAACGCGAACCTAACGGGCATTGGTTGGCTCGCAAGATCTTAGGAAAGAACATCTATTCCTACATCACGATTGCCGACTTGCGTTGGGCCGATGATGCGAACCTGGTCTTGCCAAGAATCGCTACCTTCTCACGGCTAGAAGAACTGTCGATCGCAAACATTGCGTTAACCGACGCCTCGATCGAAGCGATTTCGCGTCTTCGTAAACTAAAAAGTATCACACTGGACGATGTCCAAATCACTCCGGATCAAATGCAAAGAATCGCCGCAATTGATTCTTTGGATACCTTGTATCTAACCGGCAACAGTGCCACCGACGCGGTAATAGAACAAGTCGCGAGATTCAAGAACCTGAGAGATTTGACTCTCCGTAGCACGACACTTTCCGATCATGCCCTGGTGTCGCTGGCTCGTGCTCAGAGCTTGGAACAAATTCGAATCGACGATTCCAAGCAGATTACCAACGACGGACTGGTAGCACTGCTCGATTTACCCAAACTGGAGTCCTTTAGCGCAAATGGGACTTCTATTACGAACTTCTGTGCCAGCACACTGGCCAAAATGCCAGTCCTTCGGGATGCAAGAATTTCAGCGGATGACCCCGACGTTGATTTTGGTGACTGGCGAAGTTACGAACTTTCGCCACTGGATGGATGCGACCGTTCTATTTCCATCATGAAAGACACCATTTGGTTGAACACGAAACAACCAATTGACGATACGTTCGTCAATAACTATCAACCACCACCGAGTCGCCCCTTACCGCCCCTCAAGGAACCACTTCCTCCAGCATTCGCCGACGTTTACAACGATCCGTTTGTTCCCTTCGATGCCGAGGCCAAAACAACCAAGTCTCTTGAAATGAAAGATCCCTTTCAATAA
- a CDS encoding thioredoxin family protein: MNYRKSKWVFVGLIFILSVALTSQGQTAEPIDWKQDIASAIEQANASSKDLLVLFTGRGWCGPCDALEANVLSEDRFCTAVCEHFIMVELNFPADESERSPQEMAELKKQLARYEVSLFPTIILMEATGRPYASISKYASSTGPEPLVASIQIARNAKRIRDEHFTLASTSNGLNRVMQLHRGLEAIAPHLRKADEHSVDPLLKWYRPEIDEVLPFDSHLLNDIKAIYQQRIQAEVSAKKRSEVEAKLHEFEAHRDYGGAVSFLDAYLTTADDDEHRFQIELSRIAFLERDKQFERALTQSRALLESGSLDPTYQERLRDREVYNLFSLGRIDEALAHYDSRIVEAGEDLRKQHRLLGQKAQHAYSRLEPELSIPIWETYRNTIGRKSDDWFDATVLLARLYQKDQQHRQAIALFEEVITAHNDVWILIDLIHSHQALGNSDQAKQLYVRIQAEQTRLVASSRASDRDEAKAIEVRLREVSFNKD; encoded by the coding sequence GTGAATTATCGAAAATCTAAATGGGTGTTCGTTGGGCTTATCTTCATTCTTTCAGTAGCTCTCACTTCTCAAGGTCAAACGGCTGAGCCCATCGATTGGAAGCAAGATATCGCGTCCGCCATAGAGCAGGCGAATGCTTCATCGAAAGATCTTTTGGTCCTCTTTACCGGGCGAGGCTGGTGCGGACCGTGTGATGCTCTTGAAGCGAATGTACTTTCGGAAGATCGCTTTTGTACAGCCGTGTGCGAACATTTCATTATGGTTGAACTAAACTTCCCGGCGGATGAGTCCGAACGCTCGCCTCAAGAAATGGCGGAATTGAAGAAACAGCTTGCTCGCTATGAGGTTTCATTGTTTCCGACGATCATCTTAATGGAAGCAACAGGCCGGCCTTACGCAAGCATTTCCAAGTATGCATCTTCGACAGGCCCAGAACCGCTCGTTGCGTCGATTCAAATCGCTCGAAATGCGAAGCGCATTCGAGACGAACATTTCACCCTCGCAAGCACGTCAAATGGACTCAATCGTGTCATGCAATTGCATCGCGGACTCGAGGCGATCGCTCCGCACTTGAGAAAAGCGGACGAGCACTCTGTCGATCCACTCCTCAAGTGGTATCGCCCGGAGATCGATGAGGTTCTTCCCTTCGACAGTCACCTTTTGAACGATATCAAAGCGATCTACCAGCAACGCATTCAAGCAGAAGTCTCGGCGAAGAAGCGTAGTGAGGTAGAAGCGAAGTTACACGAATTCGAAGCTCACCGGGACTACGGTGGCGCGGTGAGTTTTCTCGATGCCTATTTGACAACAGCTGACGATGATGAACACCGATTCCAGATCGAGTTGTCGCGAATTGCATTTTTGGAACGCGACAAACAGTTTGAACGCGCACTGACGCAGTCACGGGCACTGTTAGAAAGCGGTTCGCTTGATCCTACCTATCAAGAGCGATTGCGAGACCGTGAAGTATATAACTTGTTCTCTCTTGGTCGCATCGATGAAGCCTTGGCGCACTACGACAGCCGAATCGTAGAAGCAGGGGAAGACCTACGAAAGCAGCACCGATTGCTGGGGCAGAAAGCTCAGCATGCGTACTCGCGACTCGAGCCGGAATTGTCAATTCCTATATGGGAAACTTATCGTAACACCATCGGTAGGAAATCAGACGATTGGTTCGATGCGACCGTGCTGCTGGCTCGGCTTTATCAAAAAGATCAACAGCATCGTCAAGCGATCGCATTATTCGAAGAAGTAATCACCGCCCATAACGACGTATGGATTTTGATCGATTTAATTCACAGTCACCAGGCACTTGGTAACAGCGATCAGGCCAAGCAACTGTATGTCCGAATTCAAGCGGAGCAAACCCGACTGGTAGCTTCGTCCCGAGCATCGGATCGGGACGAAGCAAAAGCAATCGAAGTACGTCTTCGAGAGGTTTCCTTTAATAAGGACTAA
- a CDS encoding RNA recognition motif domain-containing protein yields the protein MKKKLYVGNLPYSYTGTDLENLFSQYGNVAYVSVISDRETGRSRGFGFVEMDSDTEATAAIDALNGFDVDGRKLVVNEAREREGRPGGGGGGGPRGGGRGGDRGGYRGGR from the coding sequence GTGAAGAAGAAACTGTATGTAGGCAATCTGCCCTACAGCTACACCGGTACCGACCTGGAAAACCTCTTTTCTCAGTACGGTAATGTCGCTTACGTCAGCGTCATCTCTGACCGTGAAACTGGCCGTTCGCGCGGTTTCGGTTTCGTGGAAATGGATTCCGACACCGAAGCTACCGCGGCGATTGACGCCCTGAACGGCTTCGACGTCGACGGCCGTAAGTTAGTCGTCAATGAAGCTCGCGAACGTGAAGGTCGCCCAGGTGGCGGCGGCGGTGGCGGTCCTCGTGGTGGCGGCCGTGGCGGCGATCGCGGTGGATATCGCGGCGGTCGTTAA